The Methanoculleus thermophilus genome includes a window with the following:
- a CDS encoding CBS domain-containing protein — translation MDASLQIGNLAGIPVKLHWSFLLVIPLFAWIIGSQIVLTTELIAVLFGVPIDLTLITANFNPYILGTVVALGLFFGVFIHEMAHSLIAKAKGIEIHSITLLILGGVSQVEDTMPDPKIELPMALAGPLTSLAVGLVSSALVYVFDALIEDPAVAGVLVFTFGYLGLLNVLLFGFNLLPAFPMDGGRVLRAWLARRMPLARATRIAADVGKAFAVLFGIVGLLLLNPILIIIAFFIYIGANQEATYLRYNILLQDVTVADAMSSPVTTVEPTVPLARVVEMMYETKHLGFPVVERGSLVGIITLSDIHKVPQLDREAMQVRDVMTRNPTTLSPSAPLIDALRIISGMDIGRIPVVADDVLVGIVTRTDVLRVMELREEG, via the coding sequence ATGGACGCGTCGCTGCAGATCGGAAACCTTGCCGGGATCCCGGTCAAACTGCATTGGAGTTTCCTTCTGGTAATTCCGCTCTTTGCTTGGATCATCGGGAGCCAGATCGTGCTCACGACCGAGTTGATCGCTGTCCTCTTTGGTGTTCCGATCGACCTGACGCTGATTACGGCGAATTTTAACCCCTACATCCTCGGGACCGTCGTCGCACTCGGCCTCTTCTTCGGTGTCTTCATCCACGAGATGGCCCACTCGCTCATCGCAAAAGCTAAGGGGATCGAGATCCACAGCATCACCCTCCTCATCCTCGGAGGGGTCTCCCAGGTGGAAGACACGATGCCGGACCCGAAGATCGAGCTCCCCATGGCGCTTGCAGGCCCGCTCACGAGCCTTGCGGTCGGCCTTGTCAGCAGCGCTCTGGTCTACGTCTTTGATGCTCTCATCGAAGATCCGGCGGTGGCCGGTGTCCTGGTCTTCACCTTCGGGTACCTCGGGCTCCTGAATGTCCTGCTCTTCGGGTTTAACCTCCTCCCGGCGTTTCCCATGGACGGAGGGCGCGTGCTGCGGGCATGGCTCGCCCGGAGGATGCCACTTGCCCGGGCGACGCGGATCGCCGCCGATGTCGGGAAGGCGTTTGCCGTCCTCTTCGGGATTGTGGGGCTCCTGCTCCTAAACCCCATCCTGATCATCATTGCCTTCTTCATATATATCGGGGCGAACCAGGAGGCCACGTACCTGCGCTACAACATTCTGCTTCAGGACGTCACGGTTGCAGATGCGATGAGCAGCCCCGTCACCACGGTGGAGCCAACAGTACCCCTCGCACGCGTGGTGGAGATGATGTACGAGACGAAGCACCTCGGATTCCCCGTTGTTGAACGCGGCTCGCTTGTCGGGATCATCACCCTCTCCGACATCCACAAGGTCCCGCAGCTCGATCGGGAGGCGATGCAGGTGCGGGACGTCATGACCCGGAACCCGACCACCCTATCACCATCGGCACCGCTCATCGATGCACTGAGAATCATATCCGGGATGGATATCGGGAGGATCCCGGTGGTCGCGGACGATGTCCTGGTCGGGATCGTCACCCGCACGGACGTCCTGCGAGTGATGGAACTTCGGGAAGAAGGGTAG
- a CDS encoding radical SAM protein — translation MTSSALIIDGYVDEPACLGVAPYISPYVREVAGVLIEHGYAPRYVTIDQVRSDPALVAASGRDDLVVMIAGLTVPGAYIGGKPATLTEIQQLGTLLREPTTAIGGPITFGYASGGGRMAVRQAIAGFDVMLSGSPAVALDAWLSGGEPAGAADYSLTDPWSVLGAGVIAQHPAFPYVMCELETAIGCSRATVGGCSFCTEPFYGLPRYRSIEGIAEEVAALHAAGARHFRLGRQPDLLAYQSQGGEFPVPRPEVLEDLFSAIRSMAPDLATLHIDNINPGTIARHEDAARAALEAIVAGHTPGDTAAFGMETADPTVVAANNLKAMPDDVFRAIEVVNDVGGGRTDGIPELLPGLNFIIGLAGETPATFDANERFLKRVLDAGLMVRRVNIRQLMPFEGTAAYDEHTIGKHDARFRSFKEWTRTHFDEPMLRRVFPVGTILRDVVIEISGKPSFGRQMGSYPILVGIPLELPVKTVLDTVVVDWGMRSVTALPCPVEINTLPVSALRWIPGVGKKRAATIAARRPFRSLEEFRKIVGETGIEGVMKF, via the coding sequence ATGACCTCTAGCGCCCTCATCATCGACGGCTACGTCGACGAGCCTGCCTGCCTCGGTGTCGCCCCCTACATCTCCCCTTACGTGAGAGAGGTTGCCGGGGTTCTCATCGAGCACGGCTACGCCCCCCGCTACGTCACCATCGACCAGGTCCGGTCCGACCCGGCTCTCGTCGCCGCATCCGGGCGGGATGATCTTGTGGTGATGATCGCGGGGCTGACCGTGCCCGGTGCCTACATCGGGGGGAAACCGGCGACTCTGACGGAAATCCAGCAACTCGGGACGTTGCTTCGGGAACCGACTACCGCGATAGGCGGGCCGATCACCTTCGGTTACGCGTCCGGAGGCGGGAGAATGGCGGTTCGGCAGGCGATTGCCGGATTCGACGTCATGCTCTCGGGTTCGCCGGCGGTCGCACTGGACGCCTGGCTCTCGGGCGGGGAGCCTGCCGGTGCGGCCGATTACTCTCTGACCGATCCCTGGTCGGTCCTGGGCGCGGGGGTCATCGCTCAGCATCCGGCGTTCCCCTACGTTATGTGCGAACTCGAGACCGCGATTGGATGCTCGCGGGCGACGGTCGGAGGCTGCTCCTTCTGCACCGAACCCTTTTACGGCCTCCCGCGCTACCGGAGCATCGAGGGAATCGCGGAGGAGGTGGCGGCGCTCCATGCTGCCGGAGCCCGCCACTTCAGGCTCGGCCGACAGCCGGATCTCCTAGCCTACCAGAGCCAAGGCGGGGAGTTCCCGGTCCCGCGCCCGGAGGTGCTCGAAGACCTCTTCTCCGCGATCCGGAGCATGGCTCCGGATCTTGCGACCCTGCATATCGACAACATCAATCCGGGCACCATCGCCCGGCATGAGGATGCAGCGCGGGCGGCGCTTGAGGCGATCGTCGCAGGCCACACCCCCGGCGACACCGCCGCCTTCGGGATGGAGACCGCCGATCCCACGGTGGTCGCGGCAAACAACCTCAAAGCGATGCCGGACGACGTCTTCCGTGCGATCGAGGTCGTGAACGATGTCGGGGGAGGCCGGACGGACGGCATCCCAGAACTTCTGCCGGGCTTGAACTTCATCATCGGTCTTGCCGGGGAGACGCCGGCGACCTTCGATGCGAACGAGAGATTCCTCAAACGTGTCCTTGATGCCGGGCTCATGGTACGGCGGGTGAATATCCGCCAGCTGATGCCGTTTGAGGGGACGGCGGCCTACGACGAGCACACCATCGGGAAGCACGACGCAAGGTTCCGCTCCTTCAAGGAGTGGACCCGGACCCACTTCGACGAGCCGATGCTCCGCCGGGTCTTTCCGGTCGGGACCATCCTTCGAGATGTCGTCATCGAGATCAGCGGTAAACCCTCATTCGGCCGGCAGATGGGCTCCTATCCGATTCTCGTCGGGATCCCTCTCGAACTACCGGTAAAGACAGTCCTTGACACCGTCGTGGTGGACTGGGGAATGCGGTCCGTGACGGCCCTTCCCTGCCCGGTGGAGATCAACACCCTGCCTGTCTCGGCGCTCCGGTGGATCCCCGGCGTCGGGAAGAAGAGGGCCGCAACCATCGCGGCCCGCCGCCCGTTCCGGAGCCTCGAGGAGTTCCGAAAGATCGTCGGGGAGACGGGGATCGAGGGTGTGATGAAGTTTTAG
- a CDS encoding 6-hydroxymethylpterin diphosphokinase MptE-like protein: MRFEDWEPHYAAILEYFGFDREADEDAARLLAELAGGRDDIGVLEKLVRGKSVTVCGNAPNLAKELDRIEGTVLAADAAAEVLVGHGIQPDAVFTDLDGATDIFIDLSRQGTVMVVHAHGDNIPLLRHWVPRLPGPLVATTQAAPIPGVHNFGGFTDGDRAVFAADELGAAEIRIIGFDLADRDVDPLKRGKLYWAGRLLRLIGYDL; this comes from the coding sequence ATGAGGTTTGAGGACTGGGAACCTCACTACGCTGCAATCCTCGAGTATTTCGGGTTCGACCGCGAGGCTGACGAGGATGCGGCCCGGCTGCTTGCAGAACTGGCCGGCGGTCGTGACGATATTGGCGTGCTTGAAAAGCTCGTTCGGGGAAAATCGGTGACGGTCTGCGGGAACGCCCCTAATCTTGCAAAAGAACTGGATAGGATCGAGGGGACTGTGCTCGCCGCCGATGCGGCCGCAGAGGTGCTCGTGGGGCATGGGATCCAGCCAGATGCCGTCTTTACTGACCTGGATGGGGCAACCGATATCTTCATCGACCTCTCACGGCAGGGGACGGTGATGGTCGTGCATGCTCACGGCGACAACATCCCGCTTCTTCGTCACTGGGTCCCCCGTCTGCCGGGCCCGCTCGTTGCCACCACGCAGGCGGCCCCCATACCCGGCGTCCACAACTTCGGTGGGTTCACCGATGGCGACCGGGCGGTCTTTGCCGCCGACGAACTCGGTGCGGCAGAGATCCGGATCATCGGGTTCGATCTTGCCGACCGGGACGTCGATCCCCTCAAGCGGGGAAAACTTTACTGGGCGGGAAGATTGCTCCGCCTGATCGGGTATGACCTCTAG